A region of the Nerophis lumbriciformis linkage group LG13, RoL_Nlum_v2.1, whole genome shotgun sequence genome:
AGTatacagtaacaaacgtgtccgcattattcaacttgctgcgtcatgagcttaacttcacaaattattgtggccactaggtgtcgccaaaaaaaaaaaagttttaccactccactttaacttaaagacttCACGAACCCATTTGGATGGAATATTAATTACCTTAGTGTttctcatacctaccattgttctgtcTGGCTACCTTCACCTGAGCAAACCTTTTCCACgacacaaaatgatcaaatatgtacGATTGCTGCTGATGTTGTATcagatcaatatcggtatcgaccTATTTACAAGGCTCCAATCCGAGGTGGGCATATTTGGGCACCTggcgattcgattacgattcaattaaaaatgatcacgtgcaacttttaaaaacagtgcatttgtaataagctGTTTTAAttaattcccatcacatttattaagTTAATgtgaatgtgtgcaaaactgtaaCATAAGTGCCCTACAATAAAGGAGCTGGTGGGATGACTCGGTCTGCGttactttatttacattaaatacattgaTTATCTAAAAATTGATAATGTCCCCCACCTCTACCTCTAATATCGATATATCAAGTGGAAAAGTTGTACTGGGGCATTTgtaatattacttacacatacaaagtctccaaggcagaagtgtaataaaatgtatccagtaacaaacgtgtccgcatcattcaatacaCTGCATCAAGAGCTCAACCTAATTGTTTGTTGTGGCCACTAAGTTtgcccaaacatttttttaaataccactccacttcaacttaaaggcaGTATAAGTCCATTTTAGATTGTTCATTTTAAATACCCAGTGTTTAGTCATACCTATCTTCTTCATCAAGTGAAGAAGTTGTATTGGGACATTTGAAATATtaatctccaaggcagaagtgtagtAGAAAGTATTcaggaacaaacgtgtccgcatgtttcaatttactgcatcatgagcttaacttaggtaccgtatttttcggactataagtcgcagtttttttcatagtttggccgggctccagtgcgatttatatatgtttttttccttctttattatgcattttcggctggtgcgacttatactccgaaaaatacggtacttgtttattGTGGCCACGAggtgtgccaaaaaaaaaagtaccactaAACTTCAACTTAAAGGCAGTATAAGTCCATTTTAGATTGTTAATATTAAATACCCGAGCGTTTTgtgatacctaccattgttctgtttAACTCATTTCACCTGATCAAACCTATGATAAAAATTTGTTCGTATCCTGCTAATATTGTATCAGatatcaatattggtatcagaTCTATACAAGACTCCAATATCGATATATCAAGTGAAGAAATTGTATTGGGACATTTGTAATATCACACATACAAAGTCTTTAAGGCAGAAGCGTAATAaaatgtatccagtaacaaacgtgtccgcatcattcaatttactgcatcTTGAGCTCAACCTAATTGTTTGTTGTGGCCACTCGGTTTGCCCCAaacaaaacaattaccactccacttcagctTAAAGGCAGTTAATGATAAATAGGTTagtaagagtggccgtgcgcgacccgagggtccctggttcaatccccacctagtaccaacctcgtcatgtccgttgtgtcctgagcaagacacttcacccttgctcctgatgggtgctggtagcgccttgcatggcagctccctccatcagtgtgtgaatgtgtgtgaatgggtaaatgtggaagtagtgtcaaagcgctttgagtaccttgaaggtagaaaagcgctatacaagtacaacccatttatcatttatttatttatttcttatatctATCTTtgttctgttagaataattgtgtgaatgctccaaagcattcacacatatatttttttattcttcttctccagattttggcgcgctctaccttccacatttttcatccgattcaaaccgttccaacttcaaactgttcagcctattcgggaatcgccggctttttcttgacaaattccaaaaaattcccagatttcccagaattccaggttttccgggacatttttcccattcaaaatgaattggccatttttcaaacgtccaccatttccacattttccaaccgattaaaaccattccaccttcaacatattccactgatcctggaaattaaaatgatcatttttttcaagttaaaaaaaattccaggaattctttgaattccctttttaaaaaaaataattttttacccttttttctggcgactactccttccacatttttcaacccagttccaactgttccaccgtcaaaccattcctcttagtcaggacaaaaaacaaagttgtttttttgaactggaaaaagttcccggttttcccgaaattccttaataccatttttcaattaaaaatgttacttcaacattgctcgaccaatttgaaaaattccaacaccagccatcattaagaacattcaagtcttttaacatttaaaaataaattcccgcttttcccgaaattcccaaattaccattgaaatgaatgggacatttttaaaagttccacaattcccacatttttcatccaattgaaaccgttccaactccaaaatattcagcctgttcaaaatcgtGTGCTTTACTTCAACGATTTAAAcaatttcccggatttccaagaattcccagttttcagggacatttttcccattcaaaatgaattgtccatttttaaacttccacaattcgcacatttttcaacctattcaaaccattccaacattaacatattccactcatcctggacattcaaactaagacTTTCCCAAGTTttaaaccaaattccagttttcctggaaattcaaactcttcaacattcaaactattcttacattcatactacattctgtcagcatttcagttgaacttcaggaattgcctcatctagtttgacttgacacaacaacaacaacaacactacaaaaTGATAAAAGTGTGGATGATTCTTGCTATAAGATCAATGTCAGTATGGCTAACAACACTATGGCATTCTCCCTGTCCTCCCAGAATGCACTTCTCCTCAAAGCGTGAGCCAGCATACCATGACAGCGGCGGCCATCTCTGACCCGATAGGCGGCTTGTTGGCCGTTTCGCTCCCCTTGAGCGCGGAGTCCCCGGGGGGATCAGGTGGGACGACTGCCACGCCCACTTCCAGCGCCATCAACACAACTGGCGTGTGCGCGGGGCCGTTCTGTGCCACAGACCAAGGCGTTCACAGAGAGAGCGACTGGGACGTGGTCCCGCCCTCGCAGGAAGCCGCCGTGCAGCAGTCGTCTACCAGCCCGACGCAGGCCGACAGCTCCACCACACAGGTAACGCTAAGAAAGGTGTGCTTGGACGAAatcagtgtcctaatactttcgCCCTAACAGACTCTGATGACGGTGAAGATGGAGGAAGAGGCGGGGCAAGTGATTTGTATCAAGGAGGAGCCGGAGGAAGAGCAGGAAGTCATTTCTCGCCTCCTGCTGGACAATCAGCTGAACTGCAGCCAGTCAGAGGTGAGAGTGCCGACTCAGCGGGCGTGGTCTCAAGTGACACTCTTTGTCCTTCAGATGTCAGCGACGCAGTGGGCAGGACTTGAAGCCGGCCATAGGAAGTGCTCCTCAGGCTTCAGCTCAGCCGGACCCAGCTCCTGTGAGTGTTCATCTAGGCTGGGCTGTATCACGATATTGGTGTTCGGTATCGATCGTTATTGATATTtctttatgacctatggaaaataaggagcttgaggaaaaaatattaaatgtagacatttttatttcaaatgtaaccttactCCGATTATAATGCCCACAgccatcaaggcagaaaggaaatgtcaacaaaattcTAATATTTAAATTAAgggaaaataaaaaaggaaatatgtaagaaatgcttaaaatagtgtgaaaatgtaaacatagagaaacctattttctgcaggtttagtggcaggaagttacggctgtgctctaaagcagtggtcccctaccaccgggccgcggatcaTACTAGCGTGTCACTTTCACTGATCAGTGACAGTGACCTGTGTTGCTAGGTTACCAGAGTGCCTTTAGTTCGTGCAACCAACCTCGCTTCGCAACTTCCGCTTTCTTCcgacaaagaaaaagaaaatattgaacattttcttaaaatgttcaatgttaaaatgtaatgtcggcaTGTAGCTCACAAGTATTTTTgatgatatcgattacgtgtgtatcgcgatatatggttttatggcccagccctatgtACATCTGACGCATCAAACTACGTCCTGTCAGATGCCGCATCGCAGCTGCCCATGGCCGCCTTGGCGCCCGGTGCCCCTCGCCAGGCGGCGCGCAGCCCGTGGACCGAAGGCCTGAGCCTGTACGAGGAGTACAAGCTGCGGCGGAACGAGCTGCGGCGGCGAAGCCTCAACCGGCGGCGAGAGCTGGAGAAGACGCTGCCTCAGCCTCTGCTGGCCGACCTGGTGAGTCGGCCATTTTTGCACTGGGCGAGGCGTGGAACTAAAAGGCGAGGATTGTGTGCGGAAGGTGCGCGAGCGCAGGGAGAAGACCCGGCTGAGGGTGGCCAGGTGGAGGGCCAAGAGGAAACTCCAGGCTTGTCTCAACCAGGTGCAGGTGAGCAGTGACACTTCCTGTCAGGTGACACACTGGTCCTCACGTCGGCGTGCTCATGTGCAGACTCAGGGTGGCGCTGTGGCTTTCCCAATCAGCGGTCCTCACAGATCTCCACACGGTAAGACCAAAGCGCCTCTCTTCAGCGCTGACTCGCcgccatatttgccaaccttgagacctcagaattcgggagatggtggtgggcggggtttggtggtagtggggggtgtatattgtagcgtcccggaagagttagtgctgcaagggattctgggtatttgttctgttgtgtttatgttgtgttacggtgcggatgttctcccgaaatgtgtttgtcattcttgtttggtgtgggttcacagtgtggcgcatatttgtaacagtgttaaagttgtttatacggccaccctcagtgtgacctgtatggctgttgatcaagtatgccttgcattcgcttgtatgcagaggtgggtagtaacgcactacagctactccgttacatctacttgagtaacttttgggataaattgtacttctaagagtagttttaatgcaacatacttttacttttacttgagtatatttatagagaagaaacgctacttttattttgatccatttatctacattcagctcgcggcgtggcgcagtggaagagtggccgtgcgcaacccgagggtccctggttcaatccccacctagtaccaacctcgtcatgtccgttgtgtcctgagcaagacacttcacccttgctcctgatgggtgttggttagcgccttgcatggcagctccctcaatcagtgtgtgaatgtgtgtatgaatgggtaaatgtggaagtagtgtcaaagcgctttgagtaccttgaaggtagaaaagtgctatataagtacaacccatttatcatttatttatcattactcgctactgatttttatcgatcgttaatgcacgctttgtttgttttggtttgtcagatagaccttcaaagtaggatctatcacatgtctgcgtttcaccaatcaaatacagtcactgatgacgtttgactccgtttcaccaatcaaacggagccaggcggtcacatgattaactgcacataaagtttcagcggcaaacaacaacaatggcagaGACAACAACGAACGCAAACACCCCTGGCCTCACTTAAAATCGACGTTCACGCTTCAGGCAACCAAAACAGCAGTTATGTAATGCGTTGTCATatgtgtctccccaaacaagtggacatttcagcttacatgaactcaacgtcaaatatgAGGAAgaaatattttggctgtcaccgtaggctgacgttagcttccctgctatgaatcactgtcaaatgtacattgtgtggggacatttattaactcactgcagcctcatagagagacagacagagacacacacactcacgcatgcatacaaaaaccaatcagaagtgcacagtgtgttcccaggtgcagtccacacctatcagtttatggtttgcgtaaaggctaacttgttattttcctttgtaatctctgcctactgagcctatggtgctgttaaaggggaaaattatcacaatttcagaatggttaaaaccattaaaaatcagttcccagtggcttattatatttttcaaagtttttttccaaaattttacccatcacgcaatatccctaaaaaaagcttcaaagtgcctgattttaaccatcgttatatacacccgtccattttcctgtgacgtcacatagtgaagccaacacaaacaaacatggcggaaagaacagcaagctatagcgacattagctcggattcagactcggatttcagcggcttaagcgattcaacagattacgaatgtattgaaacggatggttgtagtgtggaggcaggtagcgaaaacgaaattgaagaagaaactgaagctattgagccatatcggtttgaaccgtatgcaagcgaaaccgacgaaaacgacacgacagccagcgacacgggagaaagcgaggacgaattcggcgatcgccatctaaccaacgattggtatgtgtttgtttggcattaaaggaaactaacaactatgaactaggtttacagcatatgaaatacatttggcaacaacatgcactttgagagtgcagacagcccagttttcatcaattaatatattctggagacataccctcatgtcagcaggccagggaagctagggtcgatattcttctcttgatcatcttcggtggcataagggacggtgtgagccaagacatccagggggtttagctcgctcgtctgcgggaacaaactgccgccattgcttgccgtgctacagaggtcctttgtccctgaattgctcacacactccggcagattcaatgggggtctggcggcagatttctttgactttatcgttggaaatgcatctgctttgagtgtcgcaggatatccacacattcttgccatctctgtcgtagcatagctttcgtcggtaaagtgtgcggaacaaacgtccaatttcttgccacttttgcatctttgggccactggtgcaacttgaatccgtccctgttcgtgttgttacaccctccgacaacacaccgacgaggcatgatgtctccaaggtacggaaaacagtcgaaaaaacggaaaataacagctgatttgactcggtgtttgagaaaatggcggattgcttcctgatgcgacgtcacgttgtgacgtcatcgctccgagagcgaatattagaaaggcgtttaattcgccaaaattcgcccatttagagttcggaaatcggttaaaaaaatatatggtcttttttctgcaacatcaaggtatatattgacgcttacataggtctggtgataatgttcccctttaagttattgtggctcaatttgccttatttttattttatattagtgtattattatttaatatatattattgttttagttgcttaatttattcctggctctgaattttatgtttttgtgcattatttgttgccgtcatcaataaacgaacaggttactcatcagttactcagtacttgagtagttttttcacaacatactttttacttttactcaagtaaatatttgagtgactactccttacttttacttgagtaatacatctctaaagtaacagtactcttacttgagtacaatttctggctactctacccacctctgcttgtatgtgtgtaaaagctgcatgtaTTATGTGACAGggcggcacgctgtttgtttggagaaaaagcgggcgtgacgacaggttgtagaggacgcgaaaggcagtgcctttaaggcacgcccccaatattgttgtccgggtggaaatcgggagaatggttgccccgggagattttcgggaggggcactgaaattcgggagtctcctgagaaaatcgggagggttggcaagtatgctcgccGCTCCATCCATCTTTGCTCTCCTTTCAGCCGGCAACAACAACAACGTGGTCATCTCGGCCGTCACCACCTTCCCCTTCGTCACGCCGCCGTCGTCCTCCCTGCTCATGCGGGGCCCCAACATGGCCGCCCAGTTCCATCAGCACGCGGGGATGTCGTCGTCATCCTACCCGCAGGTTAGCTCAGCGCAGCAGAGCGTGTGTCAGACCAACGCCAACGTCTCGCCCTGAGGTAGATCGCCTGTCTAATCCTAATATTTTTATCAATTCAGTATTTATTATTGTAGAAAAATACTTGTGCATTTTGGATAGACGATATCTTTTATTTAGGATATTTTGATTTCAACAATtttgtaccgtttttccattgtgAGTtgaacagcgccctctgctgtttACTCAATTTGGCCTCCGTTGCCAACTAAATCCTACTTATTGATGATGAAACATCAAACTATCACACGCAACACTACATTTTACTGTGTACACTAATCCTCATTGTGTGGAATTACCATGGACGTGGTGTTTACACGTCATCACATTAAAATGTGACAAGTAACTTAAGTGTGGACTAAGATTTTTTTCACCTAAAagtgatttattatttttataatctgATGAtagaaaaaagtacaaaaaaaggtttgaaactatgtaaggcagtggtccccaaccactggtccaGGGACCGATACCGGTCCGTGAAGCATTTGggctgcacagaaacattaattcaTTTATAAACTACCACATTTTCTCAGACTTAACTTTCgactgtcccactaaacacaccaataagcctgttaatagatgtataataCAACTCCATTGTAGTTgtaatgggacaatgcacatcaaTGGATATATAACATTTTAATGTGCCAGATTAAGGGCAAAGGCTAATTTACACGAAGAAAGCTGTCACACCAAATTTCTTTcccctacaaaaacctcccccccatttacttccggggtcatttcctcttacgtcatttcctcttacgtcattgacagcgatcgatagaatccaaatctcctgaaaatggtggtgtcactgaatgacatttttctttatctttcccaggggacttatgtcaaacaccagcaggcttcgaaaaattccaggcggagtgttagggccgctgctgggaactattgtcttcgtggtaacgtgcaaaaaatattaattaatatataatactgttaaatgtctgtactttaaatcaacattattgttgaaaccatttcactaatattaattaatatataatactgttaaatgtctgtactttaaatcaacattattgttgaaaccatttcactaatattaattaatatataatactgttaaatgtctgtactttaaatcaacattattgttgaaaccatttcactacaaaattgtgtgtgctgctgtcctgtgtcaaagccgaagtgttatcgatcgctgtcaatgacgtaagaggaaatgaccccggaagtaaatgtggggggcgggggggggggggggggggggggtttgtagggggaagaaatttggcgtgaaaataatgcatacattaaaccggtccctggtggaaaaaaggttggggaacactGATCTAAGGTTTTATGTTAGCAAACTAAAAAGATTTAAATGCACAAATTAAATGAAAGAAAATTAAGAAGATAATATTTCTAAGACTGTGctctaaatcatacttgccaaccttgagacctccgatttcgggaggtagggggcgtggtcgggatggGGCGGGGCGTAGTTAAGAGagaaggagtatattgacagctagaattcaccaagtaaatgggttatacttgtatagcgcttttctaccttcaaggtactcaaagcgctttgacactacttccacattcacccattcacacacacattcacacactgatggcgggagctgccatgcaaggcgctaaccagcagccatcaggagcaagggtgaagtgtcttgcccaaggacacaacggacatgactaggatggtagaaggtggggattgaccccagtaaccagcaacactccgattgctggcacggccgccactctaccaacttcgccacgccgtcccaagtcaagtatttcatatatatatatatatatatacacacacacacacacacatctacatcctgaaaatatgcaaacaaaactgtgtttggatacttcaaacttgcataaataaatcttaaggaatttaacataacttggcttctgagagcttcaaaatgtaatgaataaaatgctaaagttgttgataaacaagaaattattttaataattaaatatggtcattttaaatgaattattttgatcatttaaaattaattatttcaaatatgtttattttaatgtataattctatggctggacgtaataaggagtcagaaaaaataaaaataaaaatacaataaatgttgatgtttttagcaaaatatagtaaaaatttatttagtttttttttttttttaaattaataaatatatttatttttaggtaagataaacataataatacattttatctctagtctggatgatttagttcttgtcaccctgttgtcctcgattctgtcatgaaaaaaggctgtcctcactcaggtccgcctggagctggagggggcgtggcctccagctccggctgaaaatcgggagattttcgggagaggcgctgaatttcgggagtctcccggaaaattcgggaggcttggcaagtatgctctaaatAAGctgtaaagttagcatgtagctcacatagctatgctaatgttgctaacctaggagGATGTTAAAATTTAATGTTGGCATGTTGCTcgcataccatatttttcggactataagtctagTGTaactcgcaccggccgaaaatgcataataaagaagggaaaaagcatatataagtcgcacaggagtataagtcgcatttttggggggcaatgtatttgataaaagccaacaccaagaatagacaattgaaaggcaatttaaaataaataaagaatagtgaacaacaggctgaataagtgtacgttatatgaggcataaataaccaactgagaacgtgcctggtatgttaacgtaaaatattatggtaagagtcattcaaataactataacatatagaacatgctatacgtttaccaaacaatctgtcactcctaatcgctaaatcccatgaaatcttatacgtctagtctcttacgtgaatgagataaataatattatttcatatgttacggtaatgtgttaataatttcacgcataagtcgctcctgagtataagttgcacccccggccaaactatgaaaaacactgcgacttatagtccggaaaatacggtaatcagaaaATATTAAAGCAGTGTGCTTTTTGCCCGTTTAGTGAAGGAAATAAAGGGGAGAGGAAGTATTGGGCAGGCCATTCTTTATTTGATTGACTTTTGTTGTTTATCGGTCAAAATGGTCCTGAATGAAAACGTTAAAAGTCCAATTTCAAGGCCAGTTAAATAAAAACCTGTTTCAAAACACTGCAGCCTTTCTCGACAAGAAAATGCACCGAAGGGCGATTGAAAAGTCACAAAAGACGGATTCTAATTTCGAACGAATGGGAACGACGGCCAAGCGAGCGCGTGCGCATCACCCGTTGACTATCTTCTGGGAGATGGCGCCTGGCAGCGTGTAGAGCAGCAGAGCCAGGAAGAGCACGGTGATGAGCAGCACCAGGGCCACGATGATGTACTTCTTGTAGTTCCGCCACACCAGGTGGAAGAAACACTTGAAGGGGTTGACGAACCACGAGAAGGACGTGTCGGGGCGGCTGGTGGGAGGAAGGCAGGCTGTGAGCGCTTGTTTGGGGGAGGCTTGTCCCcatagcaatattttggtaccggtaccaaaatgtatttcaatacttttctaaataaacgggaccacaaaaaatttcattattgtctttattttaacaaaaaatcttatggtattttaaacatatgtttcttattgctatttagtccttaaataaaatagtgaacatacaagacaacttgtcttttagtagtaagtaaacaaacaaaggctcctaattagtctgctgacgtatgcagtaacattgtcatttatcattctattattttgtcaacat
Encoded here:
- the LOC133613405 gene encoding uncharacterized protein, which codes for MDISIAVSLIRGQMGAVVERAVNVAVETVLAEMLKVVGVKFEELKAQLAHTRQDVAALQREKALKEKENDNIRAKLRYTELKLKYYRQGVEEELQHRVSGSSPLVRNLPCKLSPGQGGGAGVFSTEASTTCSSQTLTVDLAARSIRECTSPQSVSQHTMTAAAISDPIGGLLAVSLPLSAESPGGSGGTTATPTSSAINTTGVCAGPFCATDQGVHRESDWDVVPPSQEAAVQQSSTSPTQADSSTTQTLMTVKMEEEAGQVICIKEEPEEEQEVISRLLLDNQLNCSQSEMSATQWAGLEAGHRKCSSGFSSAGPSSYAASQLPMAALAPGAPRQAARSPWTEGLSLYEEYKLRRNELRRRSLNRRRELEKTLPQPLLADLVRERREKTRLRVARWRAKRKLQACLNQVQTQGGAVAFPISGPHRSPHAGNNNNVVISAVTTFPFVTPPSSSLLMRGPNMAAQFHQHAGMSSSSYPQVSSAQQSVCQTNANVSP